A single region of the Lotus japonicus ecotype B-129 chromosome 4, LjGifu_v1.2 genome encodes:
- the LOC130710847 gene encoding ras-related protein RABD2c: protein MNPEYDYLFKLLLIGDSGVGKSCLLLRFADDSYLDSYISTIGVDFKIRTVEQDGKTIKLQIWDTAGQERFRTITSSYYRGAHGIIVVYDVTDQESFNNVKQWLNEIDRYASENVNKLLVGNKCDLTANKVVSYETAKAFADEIGIPFMETSAKNATNVEQAFMAMAAEIKNRMASQPVNNARPPTVQIRGQPVNQKSGCCSS, encoded by the exons ATGAATCCTGAATA CGACTATTTGTTCAAGCTTTTGCTGATTGGAGATTCTGGTGTAGGCAAGTCATGTCTTCTCCTGAGGTTTGCT GATGATTCATACCTTGACAGCTATATCAGTACCATTGGAGTGGACTTT AAAATCCGAACTGTTGAGCAGGATGGAAAGACTATTAAACTTCAAATT TGGGACACTGCTGGTCAAGAACGTTTCCGGACAATCACAAGCAGCTACTACCGTGGGGCTCATGGCATAATT GTTGTTTATGATGTCACTGACCAAGAGAGCTTCAACAATGTTAAGCAATGGCTGAATGAAATTGACCGTTATGCAAGTGAAAACGTTAACAAGCTTCTAGTTGGAAACAAGTGTGATCTCACGGCAAATAAAGTTGTGTCCTATGAGACAGCAAAG GCATTTGCAGATGAAATTGGAATTCCTTTCATGGAAACTAGTGCTAAGAACGCCACCAATGTGGAGCAGGCTTTCATGGCCATGGCTGCTGAAATTAAAAACAG AATGGCAAGCCAACCAGTGAACAATGCAAGGCCTCCAACAGTCCAAATCCGAGGACAGCCAGTGAATCAAAAGTCTGGTTGCTGCTCGTCTTAG
- the LOC130710846 gene encoding pentatricopeptide repeat-containing protein At4g16835, mitochondrial produces MYFLRLLRTNNQNPLSTSYFLTLTKLQTLTQNHQIYVPLHSYHHETLTQNNVVASNKLIASYARSGDTDSAVRVFESMKVKSTVTWNSILSAFAKKHGNFEQARQLFEKIPEPNTVSYNIMLACHLHHFGVGSARAFFDRMEVKDTASWNTMISGYAQVGLMGEASMLFAVMPEKNCVSWSAMVSGYVACGDLDAAVECFYAAPVRSVITWTAMITGYMKFGRVESAERLFREMSLKTLVTWNAMIAGYVENGRAEDGLKLFKSMLESGAKPNALSLTSVLLGCSNLSALQLGKQVHQLVCKSPLSSDTTAGTSLISMYAKCGDLKEAWELFVQIPRKDIVSWNAMISGYAQHGAGEKALHLFDEMRHDGMKPDWITFVAVLLACNHAGLVDLGVQYFNMMVRDFGIKTKPEHYACMVDLLGRAGRLPEAVDLIKSMPFKPHPAIFGTLLGACRIHKNLDLAEFAAKNLLELDPSSATGYVQLANVYAAQNRWEHVARIRRSMKENKVVKAPGYSWIEISSEVHEFRSSDRLHPELASIHEKLNELEKKMKLAGYVPDLEFALHDVGEELKEQLLLWHSEKLAIAYGLLKVPLGLPIRVFKNLRVCGDCHTAIKYISAIEGREIIVRDTTRFHHFKDGFCSCSDYW; encoded by the coding sequence ATGTATTTTTTACGATTGTTGAGGACCAACAACCAAAACCCTTTATCAACCTCGTACTTTCTTACACTAACCAAACTTCAAACACTCACCCAAAACCACCAAATCTATGTTCCCTTACATTCCTATCATCATGAAACACTCACCCAAAACAATGTCGTCGCTTCGAACAAGCTCATCGCCAGCTACGCTCGATCCGGCGACACGGATTCCGCTGTCCGCGTCTTTGAGAGCATGAAAGTGAAGTCCACTGTTACCTGGAACTCCATCCTCTCAGCCTTTGCAAAGAAACATGGCAACTTCGAGCAAGCCCGCCAACTGTTTGAGAAAATTCCTGAACCAAACACTGTTTCATATAACATTATGTTGGCTTGTCATTTGCACCATTTTGGCGTTGGTAGTGCACGGGCTTTCTTTGACCGCATGGAGGTTAAGGATACAGCGTCTTGGAACACGATGATCTCGGGTTATGCTCAGGTTGGATTGATGGGTGAGGCGAGCATGCTGTTTGCGGTGATGCCGGAGAAAAACTGTGTCTCGTGGAGTGCGATGGTATCTGGGTATGTTGCTTGTGGGGATTTAGATGCTGCTGTGGAGTGTTTCTATGCTGCTCCGGTGAGGAGCGTGATCACGTGGACTGCTATGATCACTGGCTACATGAAGTTTGGGAGGGTTGAATCAGCAGAAAGGTTGTTTCGAGAAATGTCATTGAAGACCCTCGTGACATGGAATGCTATGATTGCTGGGTATGTTGAGAATGGAAGAGCAGAGGATGGGTTGAAGCTTTTCAAGTCAATGTTGGAAAGTGGGGCTAAGCCTAATGCTTTGAGCTTGACTAGTGTCTTGTTGGGTTGTAGTAATTTATCAGCATTGCAACTGGGCAAACAAGTACATCAATTGGTCTGCAAATCTCCATTGAGTAGTGATACAACCGCCGGAACTTCTCTGATTAGCATGTATGCCAAGTGTGGGGACCTAAAGGAAGCCTGGGAATTATTTGTTCAGATTCCGAGGAAAGATATTGTGAGCTGGAACGCGATGATTTCTGGTTATGCTCAGCATGGAGCTGGTGAAAAGGCTCTTCATCTGTTTGATGAGATGAGACATGATGGCATGAAGCCAGATTGGATTACTTTCGTTGCAGTGTTATTAGCTTGTAACCATGCAGGGCTGGTAGATCTTGGGGTCCAGTATTTTAACATGATGGTAAGGGATTTTGGTATTAAAACTAAGCCAGAACACTATGCATGCATGGTTGATCTTCTTGGTCGAGCGGGTAGGTTACCAGAGGCTGTAGATTTGATAAAAAGCATGCCTTTTAAGCCCCATCCTGCGATCTTCGGCACACTTCTGGGTGCTTGTAGGATCCATAAAAACTTGGACCTTGCTGAGTTTGCTGCCAAGAATCTGCTTGAGCTTGATCCTTCTAGTGCAACTGGATATGTTCAATTGGCTAATGTTTATGCAGCACAAAACAGATGGGAGCATGTTGCTAGGATCAGAAGATccatgaaagaaaataaagtcGTGAAGGCACCAGGGTATAGTTGGATTGAAATAAGCAGTGAGGTGCATGAGTTTAGGTCAAGTGACAGATTACACCCTGAATTGGCATCTATACATGAAAAACTAAATGAATTGGAGAAGAAAATGAAGTTGGCAGGGTACGTGCCAGATCTTGAATTTGCTTTGCATGATGTGGGAGAGGAGCTGAAAGAACAGCTTCTTTTATGGCACAGTGAGAAACTGGCAATTGCATATGGCCTTTTGAAGGTACCATTAGGGCTTCCGATCCGGGTGTTTAAAAACTTGAGAGTTTGTGGTGATTGCCATACTGCAATCAAGTATATCTCAGCAATAGAAGGAAGAGAAATCATTGTTAGGGATACCACAAGGTTTCACCATTTCAAGGATGGGTTCTGCTCCTGCAGTGATTACTGGTAA